From Acidovorax sp. 1608163:
CAAGCCCGGCGTGTCGCTGTTCGACCCGCAGGCCACCGGCATCACGTTTGCGCTGACCGAGAAAGCGCCCGTGGACAAGATCCCGCTGATGACGCTGGGCTATGGCCTGTCGGTGGCGCAGGACGGGCAGGCGTTCAAGTGGAACTTCCCCTTCATGGGCAGCTACTGGACGGGCGCCGACATCCTGATCCAGCACCTGGGCAAGGCCAATGGCGGGCTGGACAAGCTCAAGGGCAAGAAGATTGCCTTGGTCTACCACGACAGTCCGTTTGGCAAAGAGCCCATCCCGGTGCTGCAAGAGCGCGCCAAGATGCACGGCTTTGAGCTGCAGATGCTGCCCGTGACGGCCCCCGGTGTGGAGCAAAAAGCCACCTGGCTGCAGGTGCGCCAAAGCCGCCCCGACTACGTGCTGCTGTGGGGCTGGGGCGTGATGAACTCCACCGCTCTGAAGGAAGCCCAGGCCACGGGCTACCCCCGAGACAAGATGTATGGCGTGTGGTGGGCCGGTGCCGAGCCCGATGTGCGCGACGTGGGCGAAGGCGCCAAGGGCTACAACGCGCTGGCGCTGAACGGCTACGGCCAGCAAAGCAAGGTGATCCAGGACATCCTGAAGCACGTGCACGACAAGGGCCAGGGCACAGGGCCCAAGGACGAAGTGGGATCGGTGCTGTACACGCGCGGCGTGATCATCCAGATGCTGGCAGTGGAGTCGGTGCGCCGCGCGCAAGAGCGCTTTGGCAAGGGCAAGGTCATGACCGGCGAGCAAGTGCGCTGGGGCATGGAAAACCTGGCGCTGGACCAGAAGAAGCTGGACGCCCTGGGCTTCAACGATGTGATGCGCCCCCTGTCCACCAGCTGCGCCGACCACATGGGCTCGACCTGGTCGCGCGTGCACACCTGGGACGGCAAGAAGTGGAACTTCTCGTCCGACTGGTACCAGGCGGACGAGCAGATCCTCAAGCCCATGGTGAAGGCCGGTGCGGACAAGTACCTGGGCGACAAGAAGATGACGCGGCGGGACCCTGCTGATTGCAGTAGCTAAGTGCATCCCCCTGAGCGGCTTTGCCGCTTCCCCCTTCTCTCGAATCGCTGCGCGATTCGGGAAGGGGGACACCACCGGTGCGGCGGGGCGGCGCGGCCGGCGTAGGCCCTTGCGCGGTGGCCCTGATATTTCAGGCTGCGACCGTCTCAACGGCTGATGACGAAGCGGCAGCATTCCCCGGCAGCCGCCAATCGAAAGGATTGCGATGTACCGCAGCCCTTTCGATTGGCACAGCGAAGGCAACACCATGGACTCTAAAAACATTGTTCTCAACGTCAACGGCATCGAAGTCATTTACAACCATGTGATCCTGGTGCTCAAGGGCGTCTCGTTGCAGGTGCAGGAGGGCTCGATCGTGGCCATTCTGGGGGGCAACGGGGCGGGCAAGACGACCACGCTGCGGGCTATCTCCAACCTGCTCAAGGGTGAGCGCGGCGAGGTGACCAAGGGCAGCATTGAGCTGCGCGGCGAGCGCATTGAAAACCTCTCGCCTGCCGACCTCGTCAAGCGCGGCGTGGTGCAGGTGATGGAGGGGCGGCATTGCTTTGCCCACTTGACGATCGAAGAGAACCTGATGACGGGCAGCTACACCCGCACCAGCAAGGGCGAGATCGAGGCCAATCTGGAGAAGGTCTACAACTACTTTCCGCGCCTCAAAACACGCCGCACCTCGCAGGCGGCCTACACCTCGGGGGGTGAGCAGCAGATGTGCGCCATTGGCCGCGCGCTGATGGCCAACCCCAGCATGGTGCTGCTGGACGAGCCCTCCATGGGCCTGGCACCGCAGATCGTGGAAGAGGTGTTCAACATCGTGAAGGACCTGAACACCAAGGAGAAGGTCACCTTCTTGCTGGCCGAGCAGAACACCAACATGGCGCTGAAGTACGCGGACTACGGCTACATCATGGAAAGCGGCCGCGTGGTGATGGACGGCGCCGCCAGCGACCTGGCCAGCAACGAGGACGTGAAGGAGTTTTACCTGGGCGTGGGCGGCGGCGAGCGCAAGAGTTTCAAGGATGTCAAAAGCTACAAGCGGCGCAAGCGCTGGCTGGCTTGACGAGCCCCCTGCGGCGCTGCGCGCCTTCCCCCTCAGGGGGACGCACCCGGTGGCCTGGCAAAGCCAGTTCCACGGGTGCGCTGGCGGTGGCCGCGCCAGGGTTCAAGGCTGCGCCTTTTATCGATCTCAGTTCAAAACGTTTTCACTCTCAATTTGATAGCTTCTTGCGATGGATAGATAAGCGCAAGAGGCCTTTTTGATTCAAACCTACCCAAAGGAACCCAGGCATGAGCACGTTTTATGACGCCTTGGAAACCCGCAGCCCTGCGGAGCGTGAAGCGGCGCTGATGGCGGCGCTGCCTCAGCAGGTGGCGCATGCGCAGCAGGCATCGACTGCGTTTGCCAGCATTCTGGCGGGGGTGGATGCAGCCTCGGTCACCAGCCGCGCGGCGCTGGCGCAGTTGCCTGTCACGCGCAAGTACGAGCTGCTGGAGCGCCAGCAGGCGGGCCGGGCCAGCAACGTGTTTGGCGGCTTCAGCGCGCTGGGTTTTGGGCCGGGCATGACGCGCGTGTTTGCCAGCCCCGGCACCATCTACGAGCCCGAGGGCACGCGGCCCGACTACTGGCGCATGGCGCGGGCCATTTACGCGGCGGGCTTTCGGCGCGGTGAGCTGATCCACAACAGCTTCAGCTACCACTTCGTGCCTGCGGGCTCGATGATGGAGACCGGCGCGCATGCGCTGGGCTGCACCGTGTTCCCCGGCGGCACGGGCCAGACCGAGCAGCAGGTACAAGCCATGGCCGAGCTGCAGCCTGCGGGCTACATCGGCACGCCCAGCTTCCTCAAGATCATTGTCGAGAAGGCCGCCGAGATGGGCGTGGCCCTGCCCACGGTGACCAAGGCGCTGGTGTCGGGCGAGGCCTTTCCGCCCTCGCTGCGCGACTGGTTTGCCGAGCGCGGCATTACGGGCTACCAGTGCTACGCCACGGCCGACCTGGGCTTGATTGCCTACGAGACCAGTGCGCGCGAAGGCCTGGTGCTGGACGAAGGCGTGATCGTCGAGATCGTGCGCCCTGGCACTGGCGACCCCGTGCCCGAGGGCGAGGTGGGCGAGCTGGTCATCACCACGCTCAACCCCGACTACCCCCTGATCCGCTTTGGCACGGGCGACCTGTCGGCCGTGCTGCCCGGCACCTGCCCCACAGGCCGCACCGGCAAGCGCATCAAGGGCTGGATGGGCCGGGCCGACCAGACCACCAAGGTGCGCGGCATGTTTGTGCACCCGGGGCAGGTGGCGCAGATCGCCAAGCGTTTTCCGCAAGTGTTGCGAGCGCGCCTCGTGGTCAGCGGTGAGATGGCCAACGACCAGATGGTGCTGCAGGTCGAGACCACCGAGACCGCCGAGGGCCTGGCCCACCAGCTCTCGGACGCCATCCGCGAGGTCACCAAGCTACGCGGCGAGGTGCAGATGGTGCCGCCTGGCACGCTGCCCAACGACGGCCGGGTGATCGAAGATGCGCGCAGCTACCGCTGACAGCGCGGCAAACGGGATGGCGTGAGACCACCCAGAGCGCCAGCACACCCCTTGCGCGGGCCGTGCGGGTGCTGTTGATTTGTCACAAAAACAAGGCAATCTGCACCCCTGACGGAAGGGCTTTGCACGCCCCACAGCGTCAGGGTTAACCCTTGCATTTGCTATCAAATAGATAGCTTTCAGCGC
This genomic window contains:
- a CDS encoding ABC transporter ATP-binding protein — encoded protein: MDSKNIVLNVNGIEVIYNHVILVLKGVSLQVQEGSIVAILGGNGAGKTTTLRAISNLLKGERGEVTKGSIELRGERIENLSPADLVKRGVVQVMEGRHCFAHLTIEENLMTGSYTRTSKGEIEANLEKVYNYFPRLKTRRTSQAAYTSGGEQQMCAIGRALMANPSMVLLDEPSMGLAPQIVEEVFNIVKDLNTKEKVTFLLAEQNTNMALKYADYGYIMESGRVVMDGAASDLASNEDVKEFYLGVGGGERKSFKDVKSYKRRKRWLA
- a CDS encoding phenylacetate--CoA ligase family protein produces the protein MSTFYDALETRSPAEREAALMAALPQQVAHAQQASTAFASILAGVDAASVTSRAALAQLPVTRKYELLERQQAGRASNVFGGFSALGFGPGMTRVFASPGTIYEPEGTRPDYWRMARAIYAAGFRRGELIHNSFSYHFVPAGSMMETGAHALGCTVFPGGTGQTEQQVQAMAELQPAGYIGTPSFLKIIVEKAAEMGVALPTVTKALVSGEAFPPSLRDWFAERGITGYQCYATADLGLIAYETSAREGLVLDEGVIVEIVRPGTGDPVPEGEVGELVITTLNPDYPLIRFGTGDLSAVLPGTCPTGRTGKRIKGWMGRADQTTKVRGMFVHPGQVAQIAKRFPQVLRARLVVSGEMANDQMVLQVETTETAEGLAHQLSDAIREVTKLRGEVQMVPPGTLPNDGRVIEDARSYR
- a CDS encoding ABC transporter substrate-binding protein, with the translated sequence MKLSKIVIAAAVVAAGASSLATSAMAQAKEQFFPLLSYRTGPYAPNGVPWANGKQDYIKMINARDGGINGVKLTFEECETGYATDRGVECYERLKGKPGVSLFDPQATGITFALTEKAPVDKIPLMTLGYGLSVAQDGQAFKWNFPFMGSYWTGADILIQHLGKANGGLDKLKGKKIALVYHDSPFGKEPIPVLQERAKMHGFELQMLPVTAPGVEQKATWLQVRQSRPDYVLLWGWGVMNSTALKEAQATGYPRDKMYGVWWAGAEPDVRDVGEGAKGYNALALNGYGQQSKVIQDILKHVHDKGQGTGPKDEVGSVLYTRGVIIQMLAVESVRRAQERFGKGKVMTGEQVRWGMENLALDQKKLDALGFNDVMRPLSTSCADHMGSTWSRVHTWDGKKWNFSSDWYQADEQILKPMVKAGADKYLGDKKMTRRDPADCSS